The sequence taccggtacgtcgaaAGTCGTCTAGGagctaatagaagtaaattaccaatctctatcactttctggcaccagttgatttaaaaaaaaattgaggaacaacccctttaagatgatacATACTCTATTGGTGCCAATAACATTTAATTGCACCATAAGTGAccttaatcttttttttatatataacaatGGGGAATACTGTATTCAACTGCCATCTCCAGACTCAACACAAGCCAAAGATTTTAATgggttaaaaaattcaaactgatGAAAAATTTTCCTGCGTCATCATCAATGCAATGTCTGTCCGATGGGATGAAGAAGatgcccagcagcagcagctctatctaaCGTATAATACCACAATTTCCTATTTTTTATCATTGACACGTACAGGAAGCTGAGCTTCAGGGAAGCGTTATACATAAGGCGGTGAAACAGTTCCTCACCGCTTACTGACGGGATAGTCTGTGCACAGCTGTACTCTCATGTATCAGGTAACTTTATACTGAACTATTAGGTAGCTGCTTCTGATAACATTAGGGGGCTTATACTGTAttctgggggtatatactgtatatatcagtttGTGTAGTTAACATATTAACTGTGttatccaggggtagggaaccttggctctccagctgttgcaaaactacaacttccaccatgcctggacagccgaaggctgtccaggcatggtggaagttgtagttttgcaacagctggagagccaaggttccctaccactggTGCAATCCAAGGATAACGATAAACCTTTAGCATTGATGGTACCTGTACATGGACACCACAGACCCAACAATACGACTGTTTGTCCAGATACTGTATCCCCATTCTCTTCTTGTAGTAGTATTATATGCGTTAGATTTGGCCACGTTTCAGGACTACTATGCAATAGTATTTAGAGTTGTCACTAGACACGGTCACTCTGATATGATTTAGCTGTTGTGTTTCTAATATCTTGATATGAATAGTGCGGATACTTGTGAAGTTCCGTCTCTGATATGGTGGTTGCCGGACAGGAAACATAAGTTCCTACATCGCAGCAGCCTCTCCGGGTCCCTTCTTTAAGATGTTTTGTGAGAGGATAAGGATTTCCTTTGTGCTATTAATAAAACACCTCTATATTACTCTTCTTAGAAGGTTACTCGATGGTCACCAGCGCCAAAACAACAGACCCTACAATCCCCTGGTTGCATAAATTTTCATGCCCCGTAATAGATATACTTTTGTTCTATTGCGGCAGGTTAGGGCCACATAGCGAGAATTGGTCACGTCTAAGATGTAAGGTTGTGGTATCGCTCTGACTGTTCTAACAATGTTACTTTGTAGACGTGTTGCAGCCAAGCATCACCGTGCAGCCTGAACCTCAATGCTTTTCAATTTTGCTCTGACTAATCCAGTCCAAGACATTGCTTTTCCAAATTTAGCCACAACGTCTTTATTTtggccattttattttattttttggatcATCATCATTTTGGCGCCAAAATATgtctgttttatgcaaattatggccGTAATCTGCATAAAACATTTTGGCCACATTTTGGTtccaaaatgatggacgtccaaaaaAATGAGAACcacaaaatggccaaaaaaagacattgtgggaatataGTCATTGGTGTAATAGTGGAGATCTCACTGAAACAAGCACTCTCTGCTTATAATAGATTATTGTTACAGAACTGTAAAGGTTTGTTAATATATGTCttgtggttagagatgagcgttGCAAGATTCGCGATGTCAATTCACACAGATTTGTTAAGAAATTCCCAAAAAACGTGGCGGCAGCACATGGTGCTGCGTcactgggtgggaaaaagggattaaccataatcccttgcacctgtccaatcagctgcaggcccctctgtgatgtcagcacctccccctctatatgagAAGGTTCaataatggaggtggccagtcggctgtgtgtgcaggagagaacaggatggcagcaggcagttacagcagagcagggtgagactaacagagtgatatagagacagagaggagagactaacagagcgatatagagacagagaggagaggagagactaacagagcgatatagggacatataggagaggagagactaacagagcgatatagggacagatagaagaggagagactaacagagcgatatagggacagatagGAGAGgaaagactaacagagcgatatagggacagataggagaggataggagggataattgtgggtgattttttgtTATTGCTGCCAACCCAGTGTCCAATTTACCAAGTAATTGGGTACGTATaagaattcactgggaccaatgaagacacagtccatattgctcactcactgggcactgcaAACTCCTATGGAATTATACCAATtttcagtgaatggagcgtgcgccTTACATACTGTAACcagtgctcacactccactcctgttctaaagatttgtgaaagtttcactttacgccgCTCATTTACCAATTTCCACTGCTGTCCTTGGAGAAAATAGATGTTACGCAGCTGTTCCACCGATGACCACTGCTGgccatggcagaaattggatgattgacaggctgacatttttttaaattgtgattttccaatttttgacacacTTTTATAAGAACAGTACaatgttccattgattctaatggagccacgttacagaggggcgggggtttgtcacactgggggcggcccggcccacctccagtgcttcagcccgaggCAGTGCTTGGTATTTCATCGGTGCAGAGCGCGGAAACCAGGCCGTGCTTCAAAAAAAGGCCCGTGACTCCGGCATCCTGCGCCGTTCAATTCAAGTGACTGTACCTGATGGTACCTTCGCTTTAGGGTGTGTTGACACTATAGAATCCGCGCGGATAAGTTCCGAcagattccgttgctcgtacccgCTTGCGGCAGCGTGCCTCTCCGCCGGCTCGATAGATACCATtttatggccgggccgattccgctgtctgccaaaagaagtgacatgtcagttttttcagtGGAAGACGGAACCCGCCTGTGCATGGAATGGTGTCTTTTGCACGGGCGAAGAGGCGCGCTGCCATGAACGGGAACAAGCGACGTAATCCGCCAAAACTTAACCGTGctgtttccgtagtgtgaacccacccataaacTGGAATTAACCAGATGGCACTGTAGGAacagtggtggtgagtgtgcattatatgggcaTAAAAGCCAAGTTCTTGTTTAAAGTACAGAAAATAATCTCGAATTGTTGTTCATTTACCCCTTTGCAGAATCACACGATGGATCAGATGATCGAAGCAGGTGGATTTCGAGCCAGCATATCTGATGAAATGGAGTATCCCGAAATCACAACAACAAAGGTGATATCAGCCATTGTCTTACTCATCACATCCCTGTTCGGACTGGTCATGAACACTCTCTACATCTGGGTCTTAAAATTCAGGATGAGTCAAAGTGTCAACACCACTTGGTTCTTCCACCTTATTATCACCAATTTTATTTTTACCCTAAATATGCCACTGTTGGCGGTGTATGTGCTAAGAAACCCTCTTTGGGTTTTTGGGACCATTCTGTGTAAGCTGAATAATACAGTGATTGATTCCTGCGTCCTCGCTGCGGTCTTCTTCCTTACAGCTATCAGCCTTGAACGTTTCTTCTTGGTCTATCACCCACTATGGTACCGACAGCACATGAATCTTCGTTGGGCTTCCATCATCTGCTTTTCTATGTGGGGGTTGGCCATCTTGAGTAGCTCACCATTCATAATGCTTTGTCATGTAGAACATTATGGCAACATCACGGTTTGCTGTTCAGAATTAAAATTTCCTAGCCTAGAAGGCAACCCACAAAAACTTGACCTGGCAACCGAATGGGGCTTCTTCGGGTTCCGCTTTGCTATGAGTTTCGTTATACCGTTTGGGCTCTTGAGTGTTTGTTATCTTCTAATCGGATTCAAAATTAGAAGCGACCATCTTGCCAAGTCCACAAAGCCATATAAACTGATTTTAGTAGTGGTGGTCTCGTTTTTCATCTGTTGGGCCCCTTACCATATTCGCAACGGAATGCTTGTGGAAAAAGGCCGATTTCCCGAGGAGGTTTTACAGGTACTGATAGTCCTATGTACCTGCTTTTCTTGTGTGAACTCCTGCCTCACCCCC is a genomic window of Dendropsophus ebraccatus isolate aDenEbr1 chromosome 12, aDenEbr1.pat, whole genome shotgun sequence containing:
- the LOC138768769 gene encoding probable G-protein coupled receptor 33; translation: MDQMIEAGGFRASISDEMEYPEITTTKVISAIVLLITSLFGLVMNTLYIWVLKFRMSQSVNTTWFFHLIITNFIFTLNMPLLAVYVLRNPLWVFGTILCKLNNTVIDSCVLAAVFFLTAISLERFFLVYHPLWYRQHMNLRWASIICFSMWGLAILSSSPFIMLCHVEHYGNITVCCSELKFPSLEGNPQKLDLATEWGFFGFRFAMSFVIPFGLLSVCYLLIGFKIRSDHLAKSTKPYKLILVVVVSFFICWAPYHIRNGMLVEKGRFPEEVLQVLIVLCTCFSCVNSCLTPILYLFIVDSFNKEFRKSVQLLIGKVFR